The sequence TAATGCTAAATTGTAATAACAGATAAACTATTTGATCATTCCAATATGATTAGCTAGTTTTTTAGAGAAAGATAAAGTTTTTCTTACAAGCCTTGCGACTCTTTGTCTAAGAGTACAATTAAATCTTTCAATATAACTTGTTTTGCCAGATTCTTTTCCAACTGGTCGGTGTTGAGCCC is a genomic window of Candidatus Protochlamydia phocaeensis containing:
- a CDS encoding IS1 family transposase, whose translation is AQHRPVGKESGKTSYIERFNCTLRQRVARLVRKTLSFSKKLANHIGMIK